The Shewanella mangrovisoli genome has a window encoding:
- a CDS encoding succinylglutamate desuccinylase/aspartoacylase family protein, whose translation MVKKREAFEIEGKRVVAGTQMGIKLPAAKLYTDTQLDIHVEVFHGLKPGPTLLVCAAIHGDELNGIEICRRLLGRVNPKNLAGTLIVVPIVNVFGFIQQSRYLPDRRDLNRCFPGSSKGALASRLANLFATQLLVHATHVIDLHTGAIHRDNLPQIRCDTGDETMLAMANAFGAPLIMHSKARSVSMRGYANQQGIPCILYEAGEALRFSELAIKSGLKGVLNVMRSLGMLKGRVSNKVASVSAIRSYWVRSESDGLVNMKLKLGQRVNKGYIIAHIVSPHGGDSVAIRAPTDGIIIGISNIPVTNEGEGMFHIAQFEGDEIEIANEQLDEFLMEYA comes from the coding sequence ATGGTAAAAAAACGCGAAGCGTTTGAAATTGAAGGCAAGCGAGTCGTTGCGGGCACGCAGATGGGGATAAAACTTCCCGCCGCTAAGCTCTATACCGATACCCAACTCGATATTCACGTGGAAGTGTTCCATGGTCTCAAACCTGGCCCGACACTGTTAGTCTGCGCCGCCATCCATGGCGATGAGCTCAATGGCATTGAGATCTGCCGGCGCTTGCTTGGGCGTGTCAATCCTAAAAATCTAGCAGGCACTTTGATAGTGGTGCCCATAGTCAATGTGTTTGGTTTTATTCAACAATCCCGTTATCTCCCCGATAGACGCGATCTCAATCGTTGTTTCCCCGGCTCGAGCAAAGGTGCGCTGGCGAGTCGTTTAGCCAACCTTTTTGCGACCCAATTACTGGTGCATGCGACCCATGTGATTGATTTACATACGGGCGCAATTCATAGGGATAACTTGCCGCAGATCCGTTGTGATACTGGCGATGAAACCATGTTAGCTATGGCGAATGCCTTCGGCGCGCCACTTATCATGCACTCCAAGGCGCGCAGTGTGTCGATGCGTGGCTATGCGAACCAGCAGGGCATTCCCTGTATTTTGTATGAGGCAGGCGAGGCGCTGCGCTTTAGTGAACTGGCGATTAAGTCGGGTCTTAAGGGCGTACTCAATGTGATGCGAAGCCTTGGTATGCTCAAGGGGCGAGTCAGTAACAAGGTCGCCAGTGTCAGCGCAATACGCAGTTATTGGGTTCGCAGTGAGTCCGATGGTTTAGTGAATATGAAGCTTAAACTCGGGCAGCGGGTCAATAAGGGGTATATCATCGCCCATATTGTGAGTCCGCATGGGGGCGATAGCGTAGCCATTCGCGCCCCCACCGATGGCATCATCATAGGGATCAGCAATATACCTGTGACCAATGAAGGTGAGGGCATGTTCCATATTGCGCAGTTTGAAGGGGATGAAATTGAAATCGCCAACGAACAACTCGATGAATTTTTAATGGAATACGCCTGA
- a CDS encoding MarR family winged helix-turn-helix transcriptional regulator — MAENQSALDTQQALVTSEDGLDIILGQWQAQGVTEDLVPMAVLGRIARLTKYMENAIALCHGEFGLGQGEFDVLATLRRSGEPYMLSPSQLYQSMMLSSGAMTSRLDRLENKGLIAREHSKEDRRAVHVSLTAEGKSLIDAALPKHIQCQSALLAGVPSAERETLQQILKTWLAHFER; from the coding sequence ATGGCAGAAAATCAATCAGCACTCGATACTCAGCAGGCACTCGTAACGTCTGAAGACGGATTGGATATCATCCTTGGGCAGTGGCAGGCTCAAGGAGTGACAGAGGATTTGGTCCCGATGGCGGTGTTAGGGCGCATCGCGCGCCTGACCAAATATATGGAAAACGCCATCGCCCTGTGTCACGGCGAATTTGGCCTAGGTCAGGGGGAATTTGATGTGCTCGCGACGCTCAGACGTTCGGGCGAGCCTTATATGCTATCGCCTTCGCAGTTGTATCAGAGCATGATGTTAAGCTCTGGCGCTATGACGAGTCGCTTAGACCGGCTTGAAAATAAAGGGCTGATTGCCCGTGAGCACAGTAAGGAAGACCGCCGCGCCGTGCATGTGTCGCTCACCGCAGAAGGCAAGTCATTGATTGACGCGGCGCTGCCCAAACATATTCAATGCCAGAGCGCGTTATTGGCAGGGGTGCCTAGCGCCGAGCGCGAAACATTGCAGCAGATTTTAAAGACTTGGCTTGCTCACTTTGAACGGTAA
- a CDS encoding cyanate transporter: protein MSHILSPRGNQLMIGVSLLLIGLNLRPILASVGPLLPSIQQDISLSFALASMLTLLPVLAMGMGCFVGFKIAKGLGFANTVTVSLLFLLIATAMRFWVETVNALICSALLAGMGIALIQTLMPTLIKQNFADKTPLMMGLYVTAIMGGAAMAASSAPFIAADLGWRAGLGHWTWLALIAILLWIVSRKHLALPSHTDKQAEYSFWRYRRSWLLALFFALGTSCYVCVLAWLAPYAIELGYSQTQAGLALGFLTSMEVIAGLVFPWLASKSTDRRAIIALLCLLQLIGFIGFALAPQVSIFLWAALAGLGIGGIFPLSLIVTMDHQQNPLLAGKLTAFVQGIGYSIAAISPWIAGLIRDNFQSFNMAWLLLAALSVIAYLLSRQFNPSSYALHYRQVMA from the coding sequence ATGTCTCATATTTTATCCCCTAGGGGCAATCAGCTGATGATAGGTGTCAGTCTGTTACTTATCGGGCTTAATCTGCGCCCCATCCTTGCCTCTGTCGGCCCATTACTGCCGAGTATTCAACAGGATATTTCCTTAAGTTTTGCCCTCGCCTCAATGCTCACCCTGCTGCCAGTCCTTGCCATGGGAATGGGGTGTTTCGTTGGTTTTAAGATTGCCAAAGGCTTGGGGTTTGCAAACACTGTGACGGTATCGCTGCTATTTCTGCTGATTGCAACTGCGATGCGTTTTTGGGTCGAGACGGTGAATGCGCTGATCTGTTCTGCACTTTTAGCGGGCATGGGTATCGCCCTCATCCAAACCTTAATGCCTACTCTGATTAAACAAAACTTTGCCGACAAAACACCGTTGATGATGGGCTTATATGTCACCGCCATTATGGGCGGGGCGGCAATGGCCGCCAGCAGCGCACCTTTTATAGCGGCCGATTTAGGCTGGCGAGCAGGCTTAGGCCATTGGACTTGGTTAGCCCTCATCGCCATCTTGCTATGGATTGTCAGCCGAAAACATCTTGCCCTGCCGAGTCACACCGACAAACAGGCGGAATACTCATTTTGGCGCTATCGCCGCAGTTGGTTATTGGCACTGTTTTTTGCTTTAGGAACAAGTTGTTATGTCTGCGTGCTCGCCTGGTTAGCACCTTATGCCATCGAGTTAGGTTATAGCCAAACCCAGGCAGGATTAGCCTTAGGCTTCCTCACCAGTATGGAAGTGATCGCAGGCTTAGTCTTTCCTTGGCTTGCCAGCAAATCGACGGATAGACGGGCGATTATTGCCTTACTGTGTCTGTTGCAACTCATTGGTTTTATCGGATTCGCCCTCGCACCACAGGTGTCGATATTCCTCTGGGCCGCGCTGGCGGGACTCGGGATTGGTGGTATTTTCCCGCTGAGTTTGATTGTGACTATGGATCATCAACAGAATCCACTGTTAGCGGGTAAGTTAACTGCCTTTGTGCAGGGTATTGGCTACAGTATTGCCGCTATCTCACCTTGGATAGCGGGACTTATTCGCGATAATTTCCAAAGCTTTAATATGGCCTGGTTATTACTTGCGGCGCTGAGTGTCATCGCTTATCTGCTGTCGCGGCAATTTAATCCGAGCAGCTATGCCCTGCACTATCGACAAGTGATGGCCTAG
- a CDS encoding PhnA domain-containing protein — MTENELLTRCGGKCELCASDVELSIYDLPASDGHENEIMICENCSSQIAAPDTMDMNHWRCLNDSMWSQVPAVQVMSYRMLKRLSSESWAQDLLDMLYLEEDLRAWGDAEAAAASDDTPPTLDSNGAVLNAGDTVVIIKDLNVKGTSFVAKRGTAVRNISLTNNPEHIEGRVNGTRIVILTCFVKKS; from the coding sequence ATGACTGAAAATGAATTGCTAACTCGCTGTGGCGGCAAATGTGAACTCTGCGCAAGTGACGTCGAACTCTCCATTTATGACTTACCAGCTTCCGATGGTCATGAAAATGAGATCATGATTTGTGAAAATTGCAGCAGCCAAATCGCCGCACCGGATACCATGGACATGAACCACTGGCGTTGTCTGAACGACAGCATGTGGAGCCAAGTCCCAGCGGTTCAAGTAATGTCATATCGCATGCTGAAACGCCTAAGCAGCGAAAGCTGGGCGCAGGATTTACTGGATATGCTGTATCTGGAAGAGGATTTACGTGCTTGGGGCGATGCCGAAGCGGCAGCCGCGAGCGATGATACGCCACCGACCTTAGACAGCAACGGTGCAGTACTGAACGCTGGCGATACCGTGGTTATCATTAAAGATCTCAACGTCAAAGGCACCAGCTTTGTGGCAAAACGCGGCACAGCGGTTCGCAATATCTCGTTGACCAACAATCCTGAGCATATCGAAGGCCGTGTGAATGGCACTCGCATCGTGATCCTGACCTGCTTTGTGAAGAAGTCTTAA
- a CDS encoding TonB-dependent receptor domain-containing protein encodes MRYQPKSRISKAIMGCVGLTILPTLPLNAKEVLGAPKVEPIEILQVHGQQYRRATTMTKPGEAIISMEQIEEMQATTFAEVIDDMAGAHIDGGTRSGGERINLWGFGETEDFNIYVDNAPVGFEQYRYGSFFLDPDLIKRVEVIKGAHDVRSGNGGFGGSMYVVTKSADDFLTYNQNVGARVKASYASNNDAQSYTGTVYGRANKQLSGLLHVTRRDAGDVTLANGDEFEYSGYEQNNYLGKLDYEQGDHQLMLSLTHYLDEGRKPWANRRGPMPAISDYNIRKYGSYEQALYATTAYNTYEDNTWSANYRYSPSNPLIDTQIVISHSANARHWIRPPIAWEKMTVSVGNFGHESWLDYKRDYIDINNLSVIGDHEITTGLQFRSLDRDSMVFNKSYEKNPEKNYGWYTPYYQPEGRQDTYAVYLRDAISVTDELTITPSLRYDFIYSIGRPNIAPDYNDIEAGHDYSSTHHSGFSPRLGIDYQLTANTRVNFDYAYSLQAPVVDEIYAVQYAKASITGTSRDIDVERLHAFKLGLMTQQTSLFAAQDTLSTQVTLFANLGRDDIAQRRGAKSDPNQAIQSGYTNLDGYDIYGADLESQYRYQDFFSDLAVSWLQGEHRGSLRDSQGEDEYLANIAPLDIRLRVGMYITDDISVAWQGTWYDAQDNVPQGDIFNAESPSENYFLQNIYLAYEPQEILKGLSVRLMAKNLTNQQVTPFLSDGIPAPGRDIRLSLAYEF; translated from the coding sequence ATGAGATATCAACCTAAGAGCAGGATATCAAAAGCAATAATGGGCTGTGTGGGTTTGACGATATTGCCTACGTTGCCACTTAATGCCAAGGAAGTATTGGGAGCGCCTAAGGTCGAGCCAATCGAGATATTACAAGTACATGGCCAGCAATACCGCCGAGCGACCACTATGACTAAGCCGGGCGAGGCGATCATCTCTATGGAGCAGATTGAAGAGATGCAAGCGACCACATTTGCTGAGGTCATCGATGATATGGCTGGTGCCCATATTGATGGCGGGACTCGCAGTGGCGGTGAGCGCATCAACCTGTGGGGATTTGGCGAAACCGAAGATTTTAATATTTATGTCGATAACGCCCCCGTGGGATTTGAGCAGTATCGTTATGGCTCGTTCTTCTTAGATCCCGATTTAATCAAGCGAGTCGAAGTGATTAAAGGGGCCCACGATGTCCGCTCGGGTAACGGCGGCTTTGGCGGCTCTATGTATGTTGTGACTAAATCTGCCGATGATTTTTTAACTTACAATCAAAACGTTGGTGCCCGAGTCAAAGCCAGTTACGCCAGTAATAACGACGCCCAAAGCTACACAGGAACAGTTTATGGACGAGCTAATAAACAACTTTCAGGTTTATTGCATGTCACTCGCCGTGATGCGGGGGATGTGACGCTTGCCAATGGTGACGAATTTGAATACTCAGGTTATGAGCAAAATAATTACCTCGGCAAACTGGATTACGAACAGGGCGACCATCAACTCATGTTGAGCCTGACCCATTATCTCGACGAAGGGCGTAAGCCATGGGCCAATCGTCGTGGACCTATGCCCGCAATTTCTGACTACAACATCCGTAAATATGGCTCCTATGAACAGGCGCTCTATGCCACCACGGCCTACAACACCTATGAAGACAATACTTGGTCGGCGAATTATCGCTACTCACCGAGTAATCCTTTAATTGATACCCAGATAGTGATTTCTCATTCGGCGAATGCGCGTCACTGGATCAGGCCGCCAATCGCGTGGGAGAAGATGACTGTCTCCGTCGGCAACTTCGGCCATGAATCTTGGCTGGATTACAAACGTGACTACATTGACATCAACAACTTAAGTGTTATTGGGGATCATGAGATCACCACGGGGTTGCAGTTCCGCAGTCTCGATAGGGATTCGATGGTGTTTAACAAAAGTTATGAGAAAAATCCCGAGAAAAACTACGGTTGGTACACGCCTTACTATCAGCCCGAAGGGCGTCAGGATACCTATGCGGTGTATTTGCGCGATGCGATTAGCGTGACGGATGAGCTGACCATCACCCCTTCGCTACGCTATGACTTTATCTACAGTATTGGTCGTCCCAACATTGCCCCCGATTACAACGATATCGAGGCGGGGCACGACTACAGTTCGACCCACCATTCGGGCTTTTCACCGCGATTGGGAATCGACTACCAGTTAACTGCGAATACTCGAGTGAATTTCGATTACGCCTACAGCTTACAAGCGCCAGTGGTCGATGAAATCTATGCGGTGCAATACGCAAAGGCGAGCATTACTGGCACGAGTCGAGATATCGATGTGGAGCGTCTGCACGCCTTTAAATTGGGCTTGATGACACAGCAAACCAGTCTTTTTGCCGCCCAAGATACGCTTTCAACCCAAGTGACCCTCTTTGCCAACTTGGGGCGGGACGATATTGCTCAGCGCCGAGGGGCAAAGTCCGACCCAAATCAAGCGATTCAAAGCGGTTACACCAATCTTGACGGCTATGATATCTACGGCGCCGATCTCGAGTCCCAATATCGTTATCAGGATTTCTTCAGTGACTTAGCGGTTTCTTGGTTACAGGGTGAGCACAGGGGATCGCTCAGAGACAGTCAAGGCGAGGACGAATACCTTGCCAACATTGCGCCGCTGGATATTCGCCTGCGTGTGGGCATGTACATTACGGATGACATCTCAGTCGCTTGGCAAGGCACTTGGTACGATGCGCAGGATAATGTGCCTCAGGGTGATATCTTCAATGCTGAGTCCCCAAGTGAGAATTACTTCTTACAAAATATATATTTAGCCTACGAGCCCCAAGAGATTCTAAAAGGACTCAGCGTGCGCTTAATGGCAAAAAACCTGACTAACCAGCAAGTGACGCCGTTTCTATCGGATGGAATTCCCGCGCCGGGGCGTGATATTAGGCTCAGTTTAGCTTATGAATTTTAA
- a CDS encoding DUF2461 domain-containing protein, with protein MTKLTAQPQTELAFTAASLDFLKLLALNNSRDWFKAHQEEYESKVRTPALRFIEQIQPDIVAISPRLTAVAKKVGGSLMRPQRDSRFSNDKTPYKTNVGIQFRHFQGKDVHAPGLYLHIAEDGCFIAAGIWHPESKVLNAIRTCIDENPNGYKKALQTLTSHGFVMDGDSLTRPPKGFDKHHPMLDELKRKDFIALKPIPFERLCQADAARYCAEQFAHCSQLMAYLCFALELDF; from the coding sequence ATGACTAAGCTAACCGCACAACCCCAAACCGAGTTGGCATTTACAGCCGCCAGCTTAGATTTTCTCAAACTGCTAGCGCTCAATAACTCCCGTGACTGGTTTAAAGCCCATCAGGAAGAATATGAAAGTAAGGTCAGAACCCCTGCGCTGCGTTTTATCGAGCAAATTCAGCCTGATATTGTGGCTATTTCCCCAAGATTAACGGCGGTTGCCAAAAAAGTCGGTGGCAGCTTAATGCGCCCACAGCGCGATAGCCGTTTTAGCAACGACAAAACGCCCTACAAGACCAATGTGGGGATCCAGTTTCGGCATTTTCAGGGTAAGGATGTGCATGCACCTGGGCTGTATTTACACATTGCCGAGGATGGATGTTTTATTGCCGCTGGTATTTGGCATCCCGAATCCAAGGTGCTGAATGCCATTCGGACTTGTATCGATGAAAACCCCAACGGCTATAAAAAGGCGCTACAGACCTTAACCAGTCATGGATTTGTGATGGATGGTGACAGTTTGACGCGCCCGCCTAAGGGATTCGATAAGCATCACCCAATGCTGGACGAACTGAAACGTAAGGACTTTATCGCGCTAAAACCAATCCCCTTCGAGCGACTCTGCCAAGCCGATGCCGCCCGCTACTGCGCCGAACAATTCGCCCACTGTAGCCAATTGATGGCCTACTTGTGCTTCGCCCTCGAATTGGACTTTTAG
- a CDS encoding TetR/AcrR family transcriptional regulator, translated as MARSCNFDRQEKLIQAMELFWRKGFAETSIADLVEHLGINRFSLYNSFGDKQSLYRESLRFYLDHYSFGAKEQILHAQAGLSEILTYLARFVALQREQEYGCFMQNAVMEKCLDDDCVQQECQRLFTQLQTNFTDVLRYSQLQGELSQSVQPESLAAFLVLQLQGIRVLGKAKEYGLLDNAFKVLSEYLKSLALRPLKLVDGK; from the coding sequence ATGGCACGCAGTTGTAATTTTGATAGACAGGAAAAGCTTATTCAGGCGATGGAGCTGTTTTGGCGAAAGGGATTTGCCGAGACCTCGATTGCCGATCTGGTCGAACACTTAGGGATTAATCGCTTCAGCTTGTATAACAGTTTTGGCGATAAACAGAGTTTGTATCGCGAATCCCTGCGCTTTTATCTCGATCATTATTCCTTCGGCGCGAAGGAGCAAATTCTGCACGCACAGGCCGGTCTGAGTGAGATCTTGACCTATTTAGCGCGATTTGTGGCCTTGCAGCGTGAGCAAGAGTACGGCTGCTTTATGCAGAATGCGGTGATGGAAAAATGCCTCGACGATGACTGCGTGCAGCAGGAGTGCCAGCGTTTATTCACCCAGTTGCAGACTAACTTTACTGATGTATTGCGCTACAGTCAGTTGCAGGGCGAGTTATCTCAATCGGTTCAACCTGAGTCGCTCGCGGCTTTTTTAGTGCTTCAATTACAAGGGATTAGAGTGCTAGGCAAGGCGAAGGAATACGGCCTATTGGATAATGCATTTAAGGTTTTAAGCGAATACCTTAAGAGTCTCGCATTAAGGCCACTTAAGCTCGTCGATGGGAAATAG
- a CDS encoding glutathione S-transferase has translation MKLYELAPTPSARRVSIFLAEKGIDIPRVSVDIRGGENLSPEFKAKSLNGRIPLLELNDESYLCESVAICRYLEEIHPSETSLFGNSPLERARVEMWQRIIELQGLMVGFQAFRNLTGIYKDRENCVEAWGAESRQRVIDFLPTLDQQLAKSSYVASDNFTIADISAYVFISFIKNLDIQVDDTLPHIQAWFATVAQRPAIVSLTPKN, from the coding sequence ATGAAGCTTTATGAATTAGCCCCTACGCCAAGCGCAAGACGCGTGAGTATTTTCCTCGCCGAGAAAGGCATCGACATTCCACGTGTGAGTGTGGACATTCGCGGCGGCGAAAACCTCAGCCCTGAATTTAAAGCCAAAAGCTTAAACGGCCGAATTCCCCTGCTCGAACTCAATGATGAAAGCTATCTATGTGAATCCGTGGCTATTTGCCGCTATTTAGAAGAAATCCATCCGAGTGAAACATCACTCTTTGGCAACAGTCCACTAGAGCGTGCCAGAGTCGAAATGTGGCAGCGCATTATCGAACTACAAGGGTTGATGGTCGGCTTTCAAGCCTTTAGAAACCTGACGGGTATTTACAAAGACAGGGAAAATTGCGTCGAAGCCTGGGGCGCAGAATCACGCCAACGGGTCATTGACTTCCTGCCGACCTTAGACCAACAATTAGCCAAATCAAGCTATGTGGCGAGCGATAACTTTACGATTGCCGACATTTCTGCATACGTTTTTATCAGCTTTATTAAAAACTTAGATATTCAAGTGGATGACACACTGCCCCACATTCAGGCATGGTTTGCGACAGTGGCCCAGCGCCCTGCGATAGTGTCGCTTACCCCAAAAAACTGA
- a CDS encoding glutathione S-transferase family protein, whose amino-acid sequence MIDLYTAATPNGFKISIALEEMGLDYRVHKLDFNTNEQKQPEFLAINPNGRIPAIIDRDNEDFVVFESGAILLYLAEKTGKFLPADPKKRSQVIQWLMFQMSGVGPMMGQANVFYRYFPEKIPAAIERYQKEGRRLFEVMNTQLAKHQYLAGDEYTIADIATWPWVRIHEWSGINMEGLTHLQRWLDELALRPACQKGIVTPPPSVLSDEERAKQIQKMVTK is encoded by the coding sequence ATGATTGATTTATATACCGCCGCGACCCCGAACGGTTTTAAAATTTCCATCGCGCTCGAAGAAATGGGTCTCGACTATCGAGTGCATAAGTTAGATTTCAACACTAACGAACAGAAACAGCCTGAGTTTCTCGCCATTAACCCTAATGGCCGTATTCCAGCCATTATCGACCGAGATAACGAGGACTTTGTGGTGTTCGAGTCCGGCGCAATTCTTCTGTATCTGGCTGAAAAAACGGGTAAGTTTTTGCCTGCCGATCCTAAAAAACGCTCACAGGTCATTCAATGGCTCATGTTCCAAATGAGCGGTGTCGGCCCTATGATGGGTCAAGCTAACGTTTTTTACCGTTACTTCCCCGAAAAAATCCCCGCGGCCATTGAACGTTATCAAAAAGAAGGTCGACGTTTGTTTGAGGTAATGAATACCCAGTTAGCCAAGCATCAGTATCTGGCCGGTGATGAATACACCATTGCCGATATCGCGACTTGGCCTTGGGTGCGCATCCATGAATGGAGCGGCATCAATATGGAAGGACTCACTCACTTACAACGTTGGTTAGACGAGCTAGCCCTGCGTCCCGCTTGCCAAAAAGGCATAGTGACACCTCCGCCTTCGGTTTTGAGTGATGAAGAGCGTGCTAAGCAAATCCAGAAAATGGTGACTAAGTAG
- a CDS encoding RsmB/NOP family class I SAM-dependent RNA methyltransferase has product MGNPNGLSSAIMASTVDIEPQTLAQKRGLSYANTIKLLFDEILNTKQPADRVLANYFREHKKHGSKDRKVIRESLFSLFRWWGWFKATGDHQQAPQFFAMLSTSALIEAHPWQDIAQAWHELAQSPVDYQQLQSLSVSSLTDKLALVRQQFPQASFELTDLLPEWFWQICPIAPELRPNLIEAMSSRPPIWGRAQGINSQTAVKQLQALGIDASLSLYFEDAINLGTKSMNLNEISLYKEGKIEIQDLASQVIGQICAPVPWQHWWDACSGAGGKTLQLRSLMQTAATKHSPLVGSIVSSDIRAHALEELSKRAQRARFDGISIARWRSDALPVDANHFDGVLVDAPCSCTGTWRRNPDMRWLDSLDAVTDKAALQLDILSRSSKAVKQGGSLVYATCSLSPVENEQVVSAFLQQHPEFSLVPIRHPFTGEQTEMLTVWPFEANTDGMFVARMQRNY; this is encoded by the coding sequence ATGGGCAATCCAAACGGCTTATCATCAGCAATCATGGCATCAACAGTGGATATCGAACCGCAAACCCTCGCGCAAAAACGCGGATTAAGTTATGCCAATACCATTAAGTTATTGTTCGATGAGATTTTAAATACCAAGCAACCCGCCGACCGAGTGCTCGCGAACTACTTTAGGGAACATAAAAAGCACGGTTCTAAGGACCGCAAAGTCATCCGCGAATCCTTATTTAGCCTGTTCCGTTGGTGGGGCTGGTTTAAAGCCACGGGCGATCATCAACAGGCGCCACAATTTTTTGCCATGCTCAGTACGAGCGCCTTAATCGAAGCGCATCCATGGCAGGATATCGCCCAAGCCTGGCATGAGCTCGCCCAATCGCCGGTTGATTATCAACAACTTCAATCCCTTAGCGTTAGCAGCTTAACAGATAAATTGGCACTGGTACGGCAGCAATTTCCCCAAGCGTCCTTCGAACTCACAGATTTATTACCCGAATGGTTTTGGCAGATATGCCCGATTGCGCCAGAACTGCGTCCAAATCTCATCGAAGCCATGTCTAGCCGCCCACCGATTTGGGGACGTGCGCAGGGAATCAACAGCCAAACAGCAGTCAAACAACTGCAAGCACTTGGGATAGATGCGAGCCTGAGCCTCTATTTTGAAGATGCCATCAATCTTGGCACTAAGAGCATGAATCTCAATGAAATATCACTCTATAAAGAAGGCAAAATCGAGATCCAAGATTTAGCCTCGCAAGTGATAGGTCAAATCTGTGCACCAGTGCCCTGGCAACACTGGTGGGATGCCTGCAGTGGTGCGGGTGGAAAAACCCTGCAATTGCGTTCACTGATGCAAACGGCCGCGACTAAGCACAGCCCATTGGTAGGCTCAATTGTGTCGTCGGATATTCGCGCCCACGCCTTAGAAGAACTCAGCAAACGTGCCCAGCGGGCAAGGTTTGATGGCATCAGCATTGCGCGCTGGCGCAGTGATGCGCTGCCAGTCGATGCCAACCATTTTGATGGAGTATTAGTCGACGCGCCCTGTAGCTGCACGGGCACCTGGCGCCGTAATCCCGATATGCGCTGGCTCGACAGCCTCGATGCCGTCACTGATAAAGCTGCACTCCAACTGGATATTTTAAGCCGCAGCAGCAAGGCGGTAAAACAGGGCGGAAGCTTAGTCTATGCTACTTGCTCATTGTCGCCTGTAGAAAATGAGCAAGTGGTTTCCGCCTTTTTACAACAACATCCCGAGTTCAGCTTAGTGCCCATCCGCCACCCCTTTACTGGCGAACAAACAGAAATGTTGACCGTATGGCCCTTCGAGGCCAATACAGATGGAATGTTTGTAGCGCGCATGCAGCGCAATTATTAG